Proteins encoded together in one Streptomyces sp. TLI_171 window:
- a CDS encoding ABC transporter permease: MTTSTVPYGNLTGPSTLRRLATAPVAGPLAALVLACAFFSLMTDQFLSGGNFSLIIQQVMVVGALAVGQTLIILTAGIDLSCGAVMAFGSIVIAKMAANGTVPPLVAIALGLAVCAGFGLLNGLLVKLIPLPPFIVTLGMLNVAFALTHIYSNEQTVSDLPRALTFLGETFPLGDTDVTYGSLVALGLFGLFAYLLSSTSWGRHVYALGNSPEAARLNGIRTGRLTIGLYAIAGLVYGIAALLLISRTGVGDPQAGQTDNLDSITAVVLGGTSLFGGRGSVLGSLIGALIVGVFRNGLQLMGVASIYQTLITGVLVILAVTVDQISRKRIR; the protein is encoded by the coding sequence ATGACCACATCCACCGTCCCGTACGGAAACCTGACCGGGCCGTCGACGCTGCGGCGGCTGGCGACGGCCCCGGTCGCGGGCCCGCTCGCCGCGCTCGTGCTGGCCTGCGCCTTCTTCTCCCTGATGACGGATCAGTTCCTGTCCGGCGGGAACTTCTCCCTGATCATCCAGCAGGTGATGGTGGTCGGTGCGCTGGCCGTGGGACAGACGCTGATCATCCTCACCGCGGGCATCGACCTGTCCTGCGGCGCGGTGATGGCCTTCGGGTCGATCGTGATCGCGAAGATGGCCGCCAACGGCACCGTCCCACCGCTGGTCGCGATCGCACTGGGCCTGGCCGTGTGCGCGGGCTTCGGACTCCTCAACGGCCTGCTGGTGAAGCTGATCCCGCTCCCGCCGTTCATCGTGACGCTGGGCATGCTGAACGTGGCCTTCGCGCTCACCCACATCTACTCGAACGAACAGACCGTCAGCGACCTGCCCCGGGCGCTGACCTTCCTCGGTGAGACGTTCCCGCTCGGCGACACCGACGTCACCTACGGCTCCCTCGTCGCTCTCGGCCTGTTCGGCCTGTTCGCCTACCTGCTGAGCAGCACCTCCTGGGGCCGGCACGTCTACGCCCTGGGCAACAGCCCCGAGGCCGCCCGGCTCAACGGCATCCGCACCGGACGCCTCACCATCGGCCTCTACGCGATCGCCGGACTGGTCTACGGCATCGCCGCGCTGTTGCTGATCTCCCGCACCGGCGTCGGCGACCCGCAGGCCGGGCAGACCGACAACCTCGACAGCATCACCGCCGTCGTCCTCGGCGGCACCAGCCTGTTCGGCGGCCGCGGCAGCGTCCTGGGCTCCCTGATCGGAGCCCTCATCGTCGGCGTGTTCCGCAACGGCCTGCAGCTGATGGGCGTCGCCTCCATCTACCAGACCCTGATCACCGGCGTCCTGGTCATCCTCGCCGTCACCGTCGACCAGATCTCCCGGAAGAGGATCCGCTGA
- a CDS encoding ATP-binding cassette domain-containing protein, with amino-acid sequence MSITATATPVIQARGLVKRYGHVTAIDGADFDLLPGEVLAVIGDNGAGKSSLIKALTGAVTPDEGEIRLNGEAIRFNGPQDARAHGIETVYQDLAVAASMDIASNMFLGRELLRPGPLGSVLRMVDKKRMREEAAAHMADLKIGLRSLTQPVETLSGGQRQAVAVARAVAWARSVVVMDEPTAALGVKESGQVLDLIRRVRDKGLPVILISHNMPHVFEIADRIHVHRMGRREALIKPSDYSMSEVVAIMTGALTVDGDSGGTVVADAAAAKAAGVRPN; translated from the coding sequence ATGAGCATCACCGCCACGGCCACCCCCGTGATCCAGGCCCGGGGCCTGGTCAAGCGCTACGGCCACGTCACCGCCATCGACGGCGCCGACTTCGACCTGCTGCCCGGCGAGGTGCTGGCCGTCATCGGCGACAACGGCGCCGGCAAGTCCAGCCTGATCAAGGCGCTCACCGGCGCCGTCACCCCGGACGAGGGCGAGATCCGCCTGAACGGCGAGGCGATCCGCTTCAACGGGCCGCAGGACGCCCGCGCCCACGGCATCGAGACGGTGTACCAGGACCTCGCGGTGGCCGCCTCGATGGACATCGCCTCCAACATGTTCCTCGGCCGCGAACTGCTCCGGCCCGGTCCGCTGGGCAGCGTCCTGCGGATGGTGGACAAGAAGCGGATGCGCGAGGAGGCCGCCGCGCACATGGCCGACCTGAAGATCGGCCTGCGCTCGCTCACCCAGCCGGTGGAGACCCTCTCCGGCGGTCAGCGCCAGGCCGTCGCGGTGGCCCGCGCCGTCGCCTGGGCCCGCAGCGTCGTCGTGATGGACGAGCCCACCGCGGCCCTGGGCGTCAAGGAGTCCGGCCAGGTCCTCGACCTGATCCGCCGGGTCCGCGACAAGGGGCTGCCCGTCATCCTGATCAGCCACAACATGCCGCACGTCTTCGAGATCGCCGACCGCATCCACGTCCACCGGATGGGACGGCGCGAGGCCCTGATCAAGCCGTCCGACTACTCCATGTCCGAGGTCGTGGCGATCATGACCGGTGCGCTCACCGTCGACGGGGACAGCGGCGGTACTGTCGTGGCGGACGCCGCCGCCGCGAAGGCCGCCGGCGTCCGCCCGAACTGA
- a CDS encoding sugar ABC transporter substrate-binding protein yields MPLASRTTLTRTAAVALAAGLALTLTACGSGSKGSADAGSSGGAVKVGLITKTDTNPFFVKMKEGAQKAAKENNVTLSTAAGKFDGDNAGQIAAIENMVAAGVKGILITPSDSKAILPAIKKARDKGVLVIALDSPTDPTDGTDALFATNNEKAGELIGQYAKAAMAGKSAKIATLDLAPGVAVGQLRHDGFLKGFGIAEGDPSVVCSQDTGGDQAKGQTAMENCLQKAPDINVVYTINEPAALGAYTALKAKGREKDVLIVSVDGGCTGTQAVKDGKIAATSQQYPLVMASQGVKAVADYAKSGVKPIGYTDTGVNLITDKPQAGVDAKDTAYGLENCWG; encoded by the coding sequence ATGCCCCTCGCCTCTCGCACCACCCTGACCAGAACCGCGGCCGTTGCGCTGGCCGCCGGTCTGGCGCTCACGCTGACCGCGTGCGGCTCCGGCTCGAAGGGCTCCGCGGACGCCGGTTCCTCCGGCGGTGCGGTCAAGGTCGGCCTGATCACCAAGACCGACACCAACCCGTTCTTCGTGAAGATGAAGGAGGGCGCGCAGAAGGCCGCCAAGGAGAACAACGTCACGCTGAGCACCGCGGCGGGCAAGTTCGACGGCGACAACGCGGGCCAGATCGCGGCGATCGAGAACATGGTCGCCGCCGGGGTCAAGGGCATCCTCATCACCCCGAGCGACTCCAAGGCGATCCTGCCCGCCATCAAGAAGGCCCGTGACAAGGGCGTCCTGGTGATCGCCCTCGACAGCCCCACCGACCCCACCGACGGCACCGACGCACTGTTCGCCACCAACAACGAGAAGGCCGGCGAGCTGATCGGCCAGTACGCCAAGGCCGCGATGGCGGGCAAGAGTGCCAAGATCGCCACCCTGGACCTCGCGCCGGGCGTCGCCGTCGGCCAACTGCGCCACGACGGGTTCCTCAAGGGCTTCGGCATCGCGGAGGGCGACCCGTCGGTGGTCTGCTCCCAGGACACCGGCGGCGACCAGGCCAAGGGCCAGACCGCCATGGAGAACTGCCTGCAGAAGGCGCCCGACATCAACGTCGTCTACACCATCAACGAGCCCGCCGCGCTGGGCGCGTACACCGCGCTGAAGGCCAAGGGCCGGGAGAAGGACGTCCTGATCGTCTCCGTCGACGGCGGCTGCACCGGCACCCAGGCCGTCAAGGACGGAAAGATCGCCGCGACCTCCCAGCAGTACCCGCTGGTGATGGCCTCCCAGGGCGTCAAGGCCGTCGCCGACTACGCCAAGTCCGGTGTCAAGCCCATCGGTTACACCGACACCGGCGTCAACCTCATCACCGACAAGCCGCAGGCCGGCGTCGACGCCAAGGACACCGCATACGGCCTGGAGAACTGCTGGGGCTGA
- a CDS encoding glycoside hydrolase family 32 protein, with amino-acid sequence MRDRTVTHHRSKRLLALSAAAVLGMALLAPSADAQTAYTETYRPQLHFSPAQNWMNDPNGPIWYKGTYHLFFQYNPSGNTWGNMSWGHATSPDLVHWTEQPIALPQDADEMVFSGGVVLDKNNTTGFGTSSNPPLVAIYTSYRKSDGVQAQSLAYSTDGGTTWTKYAGSPVLTIGSQNFRDPKVFWNARTNSWLMTVALSADHKVSFYSSPNLKSWTKLSDFGPAGATGGLWECPDLFRLPVDGDPSRTKWVLVVNINPGGPQNTSAAQYFVGDFDGTTFTPDGPATSAPPTGTVLADFEGSTYGSWTATGAAFGTGPAQGTLPGQQNVSGYLGKGLVNSFLQGDATTGTLTSPAFTVDKPYLNFLVGGGNHPNSQPNPTTVNLVVDGAVVRTTTGKDNEALDPVQWDLRTLAGKQAQIQIVDNNTGGWGHINADQFTLTDTPAQNQASNAHWMDYGADFYAATSFNDEPTGRRVVIGWMNNWQYGGNIPTSPWRSADSLPRELSLKTVNGTPQLVQVPVKELEQLRTGTVGTAPTTVIAAGADVPLSTQGTLLDITAALRAGTANEFGLKVHTGGGQETRIGYDTTAQELYIDRTRSGDSSFGGNFAAVHRAPLSLDADGKLRLRVVVDTSSVEVYAGDGRVVMTDQIFPNPANNGVSAYATGGTASLDAFSAQKLNSIWADR; translated from the coding sequence ATGCGCGACCGAACCGTCACGCACCACCGCTCCAAGCGCCTGCTCGCCCTCTCCGCCGCCGCCGTCCTCGGCATGGCGCTCCTCGCGCCCTCCGCCGACGCGCAGACCGCGTACACCGAGACCTACCGGCCCCAGCTGCACTTCTCGCCCGCCCAGAACTGGATGAACGACCCCAACGGCCCGATCTGGTACAAGGGCACGTACCACCTCTTCTTCCAGTACAACCCCTCGGGAAACACCTGGGGCAACATGTCCTGGGGACACGCGACCAGCCCCGACCTGGTGCACTGGACCGAGCAGCCGATCGCCCTCCCGCAGGACGCCGACGAGATGGTCTTCTCCGGCGGAGTCGTCCTCGACAAGAACAACACCACCGGCTTCGGCACCAGCAGCAACCCCCCGCTGGTCGCGATCTACACCAGCTACCGCAAGTCCGACGGCGTGCAGGCCCAATCGCTGGCCTACTCCACCGACGGCGGCACCACCTGGACCAAGTACGCCGGAAGCCCCGTCCTCACCATCGGGTCCCAGAACTTCCGCGACCCCAAGGTGTTCTGGAACGCCCGGACCAACAGCTGGCTCATGACGGTCGCCCTGTCCGCCGACCACAAGGTGAGCTTCTACTCCTCCCCGAACCTGAAGAGCTGGACCAAGCTCAGCGACTTCGGTCCGGCCGGCGCCACCGGCGGCCTGTGGGAGTGCCCCGACCTCTTCCGGCTCCCGGTGGACGGCGACCCGTCGCGCACCAAGTGGGTCCTGGTCGTCAACATCAACCCCGGCGGTCCCCAGAACACCTCCGCCGCCCAGTACTTCGTCGGCGACTTCGACGGCACGACCTTCACCCCCGACGGACCCGCCACCTCCGCACCGCCCACGGGAACGGTCCTCGCCGACTTCGAGGGGAGCACCTACGGGTCCTGGACGGCCACGGGCGCCGCCTTCGGCACCGGCCCCGCCCAGGGCACCCTGCCTGGCCAGCAGAACGTCAGCGGCTACCTCGGAAAGGGACTCGTCAACTCCTTCCTCCAGGGCGACGCCACCACCGGCACCCTCACCTCCCCCGCCTTCACGGTCGACAAGCCGTACCTGAACTTCCTGGTCGGCGGTGGCAACCACCCCAACTCCCAGCCCAACCCCACCACCGTCAACCTGGTGGTCGACGGCGCGGTGGTCAGGACCACCACCGGCAAGGACAACGAAGCACTCGACCCCGTCCAGTGGGACCTGCGCACCCTGGCCGGCAAGCAGGCCCAGATCCAGATCGTCGACAACAACACCGGCGGCTGGGGCCACATCAACGCCGACCAGTTCACCCTCACCGACACCCCCGCCCAGAACCAGGCTTCGAACGCCCACTGGATGGACTACGGCGCCGACTTCTACGCCGCCACCTCCTTCAACGACGAGCCCACCGGCCGCCGCGTCGTCATCGGCTGGATGAACAACTGGCAGTACGGCGGGAACATCCCCACCTCCCCCTGGCGCAGCGCGGACTCCCTCCCCAGGGAGCTCTCGCTGAAGACGGTGAACGGCACCCCGCAACTCGTACAGGTGCCGGTCAAGGAACTGGAGCAGCTGCGGACGGGGACGGTCGGCACCGCGCCCACGACGGTCATCGCGGCCGGTGCCGACGTGCCCCTGAGCACCCAGGGCACCCTGCTCGACATCACGGCCGCTCTGCGGGCCGGCACCGCGAACGAGTTCGGCCTCAAGGTCCACACCGGAGGCGGCCAGGAGACCCGCATCGGCTACGACACCACCGCCCAGGAGCTGTACATCGACCGGACACGCTCGGGCGACTCCTCCTTCGGCGGGAACTTCGCCGCCGTGCACCGCGCACCGCTCAGCCTCGACGCCGACGGCAAGCTGCGACTGCGCGTCGTCGTCGACACCTCCTCCGTCGAGGTGTACGCCGGCGACGGCCGGGTCGTCATGACCGACCAGATCTTCCCCAACCCCGCCAACAACGGCGTCTCCGCCTACGCCACCGGCGGCACCGCGTCCCTGGACGCCTTCAGCGCCCAGAAGCTGAACTCCATCTGGGCCGACCGCTGA
- a CDS encoding LacI family DNA-binding transcriptional regulator: MASPRRTTLADVAQEVGVSAKTVSRVLNGDGPTSRETREKVMAAVEKLGFQPNLMARNIRVGGPDSTVGLIIPDMGNPFFGSVAGGIESAVRERGLTLLMGSCADDPARERALISTFLARRVSALMVVPTVGADHAHLRTARANGLPVVFLDRPGNGLAADSVVSSNRDGAREGTAHLIAAGHRRIAFVGDRPAALYTRRERLAGYREALDAAQLPYDRSLVLDGHTEAEAAEAVQRVLRDPQPPTAILAANNFAAMGTVLGTTRAGRRDVALVSFDDLPFAEVLEPAITTVAQDPTAIGTAAAEIALARLDGDRTRARTVTVPTRLIPRGSGELPPAAQ; the protein is encoded by the coding sequence ATGGCCTCGCCCCGTCGCACGACGCTCGCCGACGTCGCCCAGGAGGTCGGCGTGAGCGCCAAGACCGTCTCCCGGGTGCTCAACGGCGACGGGCCGACCTCCCGGGAGACCCGGGAGAAGGTCATGGCGGCGGTCGAGAAGCTCGGCTTCCAGCCCAACCTGATGGCCCGCAACATCCGCGTCGGCGGCCCGGACAGCACCGTCGGCCTGATCATCCCCGACATGGGCAACCCGTTCTTCGGCTCCGTCGCCGGCGGCATCGAGAGCGCGGTGCGCGAACGCGGACTGACCCTGCTGATGGGCTCCTGCGCCGACGACCCCGCCCGCGAACGCGCCCTGATCTCCACCTTCCTGGCCCGCCGGGTCAGCGCCCTGATGGTGGTGCCCACCGTCGGCGCCGACCACGCCCACCTGCGCACCGCCCGGGCGAACGGCCTGCCGGTGGTCTTCCTCGACCGCCCCGGCAACGGCCTGGCCGCCGACAGCGTGGTCAGCTCCAACCGGGACGGCGCCCGCGAGGGCACCGCCCACCTGATTGCCGCCGGACACCGCCGGATCGCCTTCGTCGGCGACCGCCCCGCCGCTCTGTACACCCGCCGCGAGCGCCTCGCCGGATACCGCGAGGCCCTCGACGCAGCCCAACTCCCGTACGACCGCTCGCTCGTCCTCGACGGCCACACCGAGGCCGAGGCCGCCGAAGCCGTCCAGCGCGTGCTGCGCGACCCGCAGCCGCCCACCGCGATCCTCGCCGCCAACAACTTCGCCGCCATGGGCACCGTCCTGGGCACCACCCGGGCCGGCCGGCGCGACGTCGCCCTGGTCTCCTTCGACGACCTGCCCTTCGCGGAGGTCCTGGAGCCCGCGATCACCACCGTCGCCCAGGACCCCACCGCCATCGGCACCGCCGCGGCCGAGATCGCCCTGGCCCGCCTCGACGGCGACCGCACCCGGGCCCGCACCGTCACCGTCCCCACCCGCCTCATCCCCCGCGGTTCCGGCGAACTCCCGCCCGCCGCGCAGTAG
- a CDS encoding flavodoxin family protein, translating into MTDTGTSYRDLRALVINCTLKRSPERSHTQGLIDISTGIMERQGVEVDVLRAVDIDIATGVWPDMTEHGWETDEWPVIYSKVMAADILTLAGPVWLGDNSSIMKKVVERLYACSSILNDRGQYAYYGRVGGCLITGNEDGAKHCAMNVLYSLQHLGYVIPPQADAGWVGEAGPGPSYLDPGSGGPENDFTNRNTTFMTWNQLHLARMLKDAGGIPAHGNQRSEWDAGCRFDFENPEHR; encoded by the coding sequence ATGACCGACACCGGCACGTCCTACCGTGATCTCCGCGCCCTGGTGATCAACTGCACGCTCAAGCGGTCTCCGGAGCGCAGCCACACCCAGGGGCTGATCGACATCAGCACCGGGATCATGGAGCGCCAGGGCGTCGAGGTCGACGTGCTGCGAGCGGTGGACATCGACATCGCGACCGGCGTGTGGCCGGACATGACCGAGCACGGGTGGGAGACCGACGAGTGGCCGGTCATCTACTCGAAGGTGATGGCCGCAGACATCCTCACGCTAGCGGGACCTGTGTGGCTGGGAGACAACTCCTCGATCATGAAGAAGGTCGTCGAGCGGTTGTACGCCTGCTCGTCGATCCTCAACGACCGCGGCCAGTACGCCTATTACGGCCGGGTCGGCGGCTGCCTGATCACCGGCAACGAGGACGGTGCGAAGCACTGCGCGATGAACGTGCTCTACAGCCTCCAGCATCTCGGCTACGTCATCCCGCCCCAGGCCGACGCCGGCTGGGTCGGCGAGGCCGGCCCCGGCCCGTCCTACCTCGACCCCGGTTCCGGTGGCCCGGAGAACGACTTCACCAACCGCAACACCACCTTCATGACCTGGAACCAGCTCCACCTTGCCCGCATGCTCAAGGACGCCGGCGGCATCCCGGCGCACGGCAACCAGCGCTCCGAGTGGGACGCCGGCTGCCGCTTCGACTTCGAGAACCCCGAACACCGCTGA
- a CDS encoding GH32 C-terminal domain-containing protein — MRASRPTRRTSLAVLATAVCLGLTAGSPAVADTAQFQEQYRPQVHYTPAQNWMNDPNGLVHYQGEYHLFYQYNPNGNSWGDMSWGHAVSTDLVHWKELPLAIPRSEDEMVFSGSVVVDTDNTSGLGTRANPAMVAVYTSAYNDGRQAQSLAYSTDRGRTWTKYTGNPVLDIGSHAFRDPKVQWYAPTRSWLMTVSLADEHKVEFYTSKDLRSWKLLSEFGPAGATGGGWECPDFFPLAVDGDPGHVKWVMVVNINPGGIAGGSGAQYFVGDFDGTTFTPDDNGSYTPPAGTVLQDFEQADYGTWTTTGTAFGTAPATGPLPGQSAITGIEGTGHANSFHDGDSTTGTLTSPAFTATSDYLNFKVGGGNHPHNPNAVTDPQPTPTGTVLADFEGDTYGDWTATGTAFGTGPAQGTLPGQMDVSGYTGHGLANSFLQGDATTGTLTSPAFTVDKKYLDFLIGGGTHPANSDSPTTIELVVDGKTVRSATGSNNEHLDWASWDLSDLQGKTAQVKIVDQNTGGWGHLNVDQIVLSDTQAKPRSSETAVNLVVDGQVVQSATGSDSETLDWASFDLRPYKGKQAQVQIADLNTGGWGHIMADRFTTADKPALSTLQRAHWVDFGKDFYAAVTYNDAPGGRRTMIGWMSDWQYAGNTPTTPWRSAQSLPRNLQLRTVDGRLQLTQQPVRSLNTLRQGPAVALNRVTVRPGTTALPSRGNGKALDIDAVFSPADAKKFGLKVRTGAGQETVIGYDTADQRLYVDRTKSGAVDFDPNFPGIQTAPLEPGKDGKIHIRVVVDWSSVEVFGGEGEAVITDQVFPDPSSQGVQLFAEGGSARLDSLKLWHLGSYRSE, encoded by the coding sequence ATGCGCGCGTCCCGACCCACCCGCCGCACCTCGCTGGCCGTCCTGGCCACCGCCGTCTGCCTCGGCCTGACCGCCGGCTCCCCCGCCGTGGCCGACACCGCGCAGTTCCAGGAGCAGTACCGCCCCCAGGTGCACTACACCCCCGCGCAGAACTGGATGAACGACCCCAACGGGCTCGTCCACTACCAGGGCGAGTACCACCTCTTCTACCAGTACAACCCGAACGGCAACTCCTGGGGCGACATGTCCTGGGGCCACGCCGTCAGCACCGACCTCGTCCACTGGAAGGAGCTGCCGCTGGCCATCCCCCGCAGCGAGGACGAGATGGTCTTCTCCGGCAGCGTCGTCGTCGACACCGACAACACCTCCGGCCTCGGCACCCGCGCCAACCCCGCCATGGTCGCGGTGTACACCAGCGCCTACAACGACGGGCGGCAGGCCCAGTCGCTGGCCTACTCCACCGACCGCGGCCGCACCTGGACCAAGTACACCGGCAACCCGGTGCTCGACATCGGCTCCCACGCCTTCCGCGACCCGAAGGTCCAGTGGTACGCACCGACCCGCAGCTGGCTGATGACCGTCTCCCTGGCCGACGAGCACAAGGTGGAGTTCTACACCTCCAAGGACCTCAGGTCCTGGAAGCTGCTCAGCGAGTTCGGCCCCGCCGGGGCCACCGGCGGCGGCTGGGAGTGCCCCGACTTCTTCCCCCTCGCCGTCGACGGCGACCCCGGGCACGTCAAGTGGGTCATGGTCGTCAACATCAACCCCGGCGGCATCGCCGGCGGCTCCGGCGCCCAGTACTTCGTCGGCGACTTCGACGGCACCACCTTCACCCCCGACGACAACGGCTCCTACACCCCGCCCGCCGGCACCGTCCTGCAGGACTTCGAACAGGCCGACTACGGCACCTGGACCACCACCGGAACGGCCTTCGGCACCGCACCGGCCACCGGCCCCCTGCCCGGCCAGTCCGCGATCACCGGCATCGAGGGCACCGGCCACGCCAACAGCTTCCACGACGGCGACAGCACCACCGGCACCCTCACCTCCCCCGCGTTCACCGCCACCAGCGACTACCTCAACTTCAAGGTCGGCGGCGGCAACCACCCCCACAACCCGAACGCCGTCACCGACCCGCAGCCCACCCCCACCGGCACCGTCCTCGCCGACTTCGAGGGCGACACCTACGGCGACTGGACCGCCACCGGCACCGCCTTCGGCACCGGCCCCGCCCAGGGCACCCTCCCCGGTCAGATGGACGTCTCCGGCTACACCGGCCACGGACTGGCCAACAGCTTCCTCCAGGGCGACGCCACCACCGGCACCCTCACCTCCCCCGCGTTCACCGTCGACAAGAAGTACCTCGACTTCCTGATCGGCGGCGGCACCCACCCCGCCAACTCCGACTCCCCCACGACCATCGAACTCGTCGTCGACGGCAAGACCGTCCGCAGCGCCACCGGCAGCAACAACGAGCACCTCGACTGGGCCTCCTGGGACCTGTCCGACCTCCAGGGCAAGACCGCCCAGGTCAAGATCGTCGACCAGAACACCGGCGGCTGGGGCCACCTCAACGTCGACCAGATCGTCCTGTCCGACACCCAGGCCAAGCCCCGGTCGAGCGAGACCGCCGTCAACCTGGTCGTCGACGGCCAGGTCGTGCAGAGCGCCACCGGCTCCGACAGCGAAACCCTGGACTGGGCCTCCTTCGACCTGCGCCCCTACAAGGGCAAGCAGGCCCAGGTCCAGATCGCCGACCTCAACACCGGCGGCTGGGGCCACATCATGGCCGACCGGTTCACCACCGCCGACAAGCCCGCCCTCTCCACCCTCCAGCGCGCCCACTGGGTCGACTTCGGCAAGGACTTCTACGCCGCCGTCACCTACAACGACGCACCCGGCGGCCGGCGCACCATGATCGGCTGGATGAGCGACTGGCAGTACGCCGGCAACACCCCCACCACCCCCTGGCGCAGCGCCCAGAGCCTGCCCCGCAACCTGCAGCTGCGCACCGTCGACGGCCGCCTCCAGCTCACCCAGCAGCCGGTCCGGTCGCTGAACACGCTGCGCCAGGGACCGGCCGTCGCCCTGAACCGCGTCACCGTCCGCCCCGGCACCACCGCCCTGCCCTCCCGCGGGAACGGCAAGGCCCTCGACATCGACGCCGTCTTCTCCCCTGCCGACGCGAAGAAGTTCGGCCTCAAGGTGCGCACCGGCGCCGGCCAGGAGACCGTCATCGGCTACGACACCGCCGACCAGCGGCTCTACGTCGACCGCACCAAGTCCGGCGCCGTCGACTTCGACCCCAACTTCCCCGGCATCCAGACCGCCCCGCTCGAGCCCGGGAAGGACGGCAAGATCCACATCCGGGTGGTCGTCGACTGGTCCTCCGTCGAGGTGTTCGGCGGCGAGGGCGAAGCGGTGATCACCGACCAGGTCTTCCCCGACCCCAGCAGCCAGGGCGTCCAGCTGTTCGCCGAAGGCGGGTCCGCCCGCCTCGACAGCCTCAAGCTCTGGCACCTCGGCTCCTACCGGAGCGAGTAA